Sequence from the uncultured Draconibacterium sp. genome:
CCTGAATACAATCTTTTATTTGAGTTGTTAACCGTTCCTGCACCTGCAGTCGGCGGGCAAACACATCAACAACACGGGCAATTTTACTTAGTCCGGTAATGGTTCCGTTGGGAATGTAGGCAACATGTGCTTTCCCGATAAACGGAAGCATATGGTGCTCACACATCGAATAAATCTCAATATCTTTTACAATCACCATTTGTCGGTAGTCTTCTTTAAACATGGCCGATTGAAGGATCTCTACCGGATCCATTTGGTAACCCTGCAATAGAAATTGCATGGCTTTAGCCACTCTTTCCGGAGTTTTGTCGAGTCCCTCACGCGATGGATCTTCACCAACGATCTGCAAAATTTCTTTGTAATGCGACGAAAGCTGTTCGGTTGCTTCTTCGTTGTACAAATCAGTCCGTTGGTATCCGTTTGAGTTGTTATTCTTTAATGAACACATTTTTGTTAAAATTTTAATCAATACAAAGATTAACTTTTTTTTATAAAATCAGTATGAATGAGTATATGGATTTGATAAGGAGTGAGACGATGACTTGTTGTAAAAGCAAGGTTGAAATACAGATTTGGTGTAATAATGGACATTGTTCCGAAGCATATCGGAAACAGAAAATACAAAATTTAATTTATGGAAATTTTGATTGTAGCAGCCACTACAATGGAAATAAAATTGATTGTTGATGAGCTGGAAAGAGTAGAGGAAGAAAGTCATTTTGTAAAAACTTACCGATTTGGAGACTTCAATATTGATATTTTGGTATCAGGTATAGGAAGCTCGTTTGTTACTTTTCACTTAACAAACGCACTTCGCGAAAAAAAATACGATGCTGTTATTAATATTGGTTTGGCCGGAAGTTTAACCCAGGAGTTAAAAATCGGTGAGGTGGTGAACGTGGTTAGCGAAGAATTTGCCGATTTGGGTATTGAGAAACAGTATGAATTTCTTACGCTTTTTGAATCGGGGTACATTGGAATGAACGATTTTCCGTTTGAAAATGGTTTGTTAAAAGCAAGTAATTCAAACGGTTGGATAAAGCTTAAAAAAGTAAAAGGAATAACCACCAACAAAAGTTACGGGCGCGATACAAGTATTGCCGAAATGCGCGAAAAATTTACGGCACACGTAGAGTCGATGGAAGGCGCTGCCGTTTTTTATGTGTGCAACTGGATGGGCGTACAATGTTACGAAATACGATCGATATCGAATTATGTAGAGCCCCGCGACTCCGCACAATGGAATATTCCACTGGCACTTGTCCGTTTGAAAGAAGCATTATCAGTTATTTTAAAACAAGTTCCTGCTCCAGTGGGCTAAAATCGGATATGTGCTTTGCTTTCGTATCGCAGATCGGAATCCTAATGTATTTATAGTGTTAAGTTGTAGTAGTAAAAACAAGCTGTTTTGCGTTTGGGTGTGCGTTTACGAATAATTTTTTGGCAAATACGAAAAGTTAAATTTATTTTGCGAGGCGTACAATAAAAAGCAAAGTGGTTTGTTCTTTATAACAAAGCCACATTTTTCAGAAAACAGCGTTTTTGCGTACCAAACGAAACCGCTTTAAAATGATAGTTGTAACAGGAGCAGCCGGGTTTATTGGAAGTTATTTAGTAGGGAAACTCAACAAAGAAGGATACAAAGATCTGATACTGGTTGATAAGTTCGATGACCCCTGGAAAGATTTAAATCTTCTGAAAAAGGATTACCGCGAGTACATTGATCGGGATGAGTTTTTTAACTGGTTGATTAAGAATGCACAGGATGTAGATTTTATTTATCACCTGGGTGCACGTACCGACACGGTGGGGCAGGAGCCCGAGCTCTATCAGCAACTTAACTTAATTTATTCGCAACGCCTCTGGAATATCTGTTCCGAAATTCAGGTTCCTCTTCTTTACGCATCGTCGGCTGCCACATATGGTAATGGCGAAGAGGGTTTCTCGGATGAGCATAGAAAAATTCAGGATTTACGTCCGCTAAATTTGTATGGTTGGTCGAAACACGATTTTGATGTTTGGGCGCTAAAGCAGTTCCGCACTCCGCCGTTTTGGGCAGGCATGAAATTCTTTAATGTTTACGGACCCAACGAATACCACAAAGGTCGAATGGCTTCGGTGGTGTTGCATGCCTATAAAACCATAAAAGAAACCGGGCACATGCAATTGTTTCGTTCGCACCATAAAGCCTATAAAGATGGCGAGCAAAGCCGCGACTTTATTTATGTGGAAGACATTGCCGATGTGATGATGTACTTTATGGAGAATCAGGATAATACGGGAATTTACAATGTTGGCACCGGAAAGGCCCGTTCTTTTCTCGACCTTACAAACGCTGTTTTTAGCAGTATGAATATAAATCCCGACATCTCATTTATTGATACACCCGTTGATTTACGGGGAAGGTACCAGTATTTTACAGAGGCCGAAATGCAGAAATTGCGCGATGCCGGTTACAAAAAACCTTTTGTTGAATTAGAGGAAGGCGTTAACGATTACGTAAATAAGTACCTCATGGCGGAGGCTTGTTTTTAAGTTCCGGTTTCGTTTTTTAACCGAATAATTTTAATTTTACCTCAAACAGCTATTGATGAGAAAGATTTTTCTTCACCTTCTTTTTGTGGCAATTGTGGGAGCCGATTTAATCGGTGAGTATTTGCAGAACCCCCGGATAGATCATATTGCAAAACCTTTACTTTTAATATGGATTGCCGGTTATTTCTTTTTGCACTCAAAAAATATCGATAAAAAGGTGTTGCAGTTTGCCGGTGCCGGGTTTCTTTTTTCGTGGATGGGTGACTTATTAATGATGTTCTCCGCCGATTTTACCTGGTTTGTACTGGGAATTGCTTCGTTTTTGGTGGCGCAGGTATTCTATATTTTTCTGTTTTTACGCACCATCGATCTTTCGGGGAAAACACCGTTTTTGAAAAAGAAACCCATGTGGCTGATCCCGTATCTTGCGTTTGGTTTAATCGTGTATATCGTGATTTTTCCACAGCTGGATTTGGTACTCCGGTTTGCCATTTTTGTGTATATGGTAGCCATTTTAACCATGTCGGCTATGGCGCTGAATCGCTTTGGTAATGGTCACCCCATCAGCTTTAGCCTGGTATTTGCCGGTTCGTTGTTTTTTGTTTTGTCCGATTCGCTGATTGCAGTCAATCGTTTTCTGGTGGCAATTCCTTACGAAGGTTTATTTATAATGACAACCTATATTGCTGCCCAGTATTTAATAATGTTGGGGCTGTTAAAGCAATACGAATAAAAAATCCCGACTGGTCAGCCGGGATTCTCAAAGAATATCCTGTTTGATTTTT
This genomic interval carries:
- the folE gene encoding GTP cyclohydrolase I FolE, whose protein sequence is MCSLKNNNSNGYQRTDLYNEEATEQLSSHYKEILQIVGEDPSREGLDKTPERVAKAMQFLLQGYQMDPVEILQSAMFKEDYRQMVIVKDIEIYSMCEHHMLPFIGKAHVAYIPNGTITGLSKIARVVDVFARRLQVQERLTTQIKDCIQDTLKPLGVAVVIEAQHLCMQMRGVQKQHSITTTSDFTGAFEKVATREEFIKLISTKLS
- the rfaD gene encoding ADP-glyceromanno-heptose 6-epimerase, whose translation is MIVVTGAAGFIGSYLVGKLNKEGYKDLILVDKFDDPWKDLNLLKKDYREYIDRDEFFNWLIKNAQDVDFIYHLGARTDTVGQEPELYQQLNLIYSQRLWNICSEIQVPLLYASSAATYGNGEEGFSDEHRKIQDLRPLNLYGWSKHDFDVWALKQFRTPPFWAGMKFFNVYGPNEYHKGRMASVVLHAYKTIKETGHMQLFRSHHKAYKDGEQSRDFIYVEDIADVMMYFMENQDNTGIYNVGTGKARSFLDLTNAVFSSMNINPDISFIDTPVDLRGRYQYFTEAEMQKLRDAGYKKPFVELEEGVNDYVNKYLMAEACF
- the mqnB gene encoding futalosine hydrolase, with translation MEILIVAATTMEIKLIVDELERVEEESHFVKTYRFGDFNIDILVSGIGSSFVTFHLTNALREKKYDAVINIGLAGSLTQELKIGEVVNVVSEEFADLGIEKQYEFLTLFESGYIGMNDFPFENGLLKASNSNGWIKLKKVKGITTNKSYGRDTSIAEMREKFTAHVESMEGAAVFYVCNWMGVQCYEIRSISNYVEPRDSAQWNIPLALVRLKEALSVILKQVPAPVG
- a CDS encoding lysoplasmalogenase — protein: MRKIFLHLLFVAIVGADLIGEYLQNPRIDHIAKPLLLIWIAGYFFLHSKNIDKKVLQFAGAGFLFSWMGDLLMMFSADFTWFVLGIASFLVAQVFYIFLFLRTIDLSGKTPFLKKKPMWLIPYLAFGLIVYIVIFPQLDLVLRFAIFVYMVAILTMSAMALNRFGNGHPISFSLVFAGSLFFVLSDSLIAVNRFLVAIPYEGLFIMTTYIAAQYLIMLGLLKQYE